A single genomic interval of Oryza sativa Japonica Group chromosome 7, ASM3414082v1 harbors:
- the LOC4342301 gene encoding uncharacterized protein: protein MRSGGSGGGGGGKLVSWLWRAPRRALCRARDFYVRSITGCAGHLPPDAAFGYGYPTFAAPTTPTMSRNSSFASSRYSAGGGGDDDMRELVRAASQRLAAERAAAAAEPATVPRSQSVAMARIDEDRPCEFAGVGLVFPRSQSCAVGAGRVGGRRGRVAAVA, encoded by the coding sequence ATGAGAagtggcgggagcggcggcggcggcggcggcaagctggTGAGCTGGCTATGGCGGGCGCCGCGCCGGGCGCTGTGCCGCGCGCGGGACTTCTACGTGCGGAGCATCACCGGCTGCGCCGGCCACCTCCCGCCGGACGCCGCCTTCGGCTACGGCTACCCGACGTTCGCCGCCCCGACGACGCCGACCATGTCGAGGAACAGCAGCTTCGCCTCCTCCCGCtactccgccggcggcggcggcgacgacgacatgcGCGAGCTCGTCCGCGCCGCGTCGCAGAGGCTGGCggcggagcgcgccgccgcggccgcggagcCGGCGACCGTGCCGCGGAGCCAGAGCGTGGCCATGGCGAGGATCGACGAGGACCGGCCGTGCGAGTTCGCCGGAGTTGGGCTGGTGTTCCCCCGGAGCCAGAGCTGCGCCGTGGGCGCCGGCCGCGTCGGTgggcggagggggagggtaGCTGCCGTGGCATGA